From the Salminus brasiliensis chromosome 15, fSalBra1.hap2, whole genome shotgun sequence genome, the window agttgttttttttggggggggggctctgAAACAAAAGACTGGCTCAGCACCATCGCAATGTGGACATGCACTGAGCAGAAAGACTGAGCCCGGGCTGTAGCGCGAGCTCTTCTCTCCGTCCTGTCCTTCTTCCTAATCTCTCCCAGTTTTCCTCAAATCCCTAAAACCTGCAGTCGGGATGTGGATTGATTGATTttgatcttttatttatttatttttttaacccccAACTCGATGGATCTTTGCCAGCGCAGCTCAGCAGAGGGTGTCAGATCCACCAGCGAGCACCGagctggctctctctctcctgtctcgtGCCCAAAAAGAAGCAGGCTGAATATGTAAGGATTGCGGATtgagtctctctctgtgtctctctctctctctctctctctcttctgtctttcttctttcctctctctctctcgcgctctctcgctctctgggCATGGGCTGGAAGCAGCGCTGAAACCCTCAGGGCTGTGGATTTCAGCACCACGGGTGAAAAGGACAGCGCCCGCTGCgtttcagcaccacggacagcgaCAGCAACAATAACAACGGTAAACAGCAGCTAAACACGAGCGCATTAAAAAGCCTGCGGATTTGTACCGTGCGCAAGGTCAGTGAGCGGTTTAGTGGGCTTAAAATAGGGAGAGGAGACGGGGGAGAGGAGCGATGCTGCCTCTCGCAGTGTGTCGTGTCTCAGAGACGGAATAACGGGCTCAGAAATGATGATGGTGGCGATGGagaggtgatgatgatgatgatgctgatgatgatcgTGACGAtattgatgatggtgatgatgaacGGGATTCTCTGAGGCGAGTCCGGTGCGGACCGAGCCCCGAGTCAGGCTGGCATGGATGTAACCACCACGAACTGCCGTCTCCTCTCTTTTGCCTGGTGATGCGTGTGCGCGCGAGTGTGTGCGTGCGAGTGAGCGTCCCTCATCTCTTTTTTTCGCTCCGGAGGAGCCGAGCGCGTCCGCTCCGACCCACTGATTGCGTTCACGTCTCGGATCCGGGGATGATTTGCTCGTGTCgataaaaaaaatgctgctttggATCGTCTTGCTGAAGGCGGCTCTCTGCGTGGCTACTGGGAACGTGACGAGGGACGTGTGCAAGGAGCAGATCTGCTCCTGCAGCGCCGTCGAGGGCGACCTGCACATCGACTGCGAGAAGCGGAGCTTCACCAACCTGCAGCACTTGACTGGTCCGAGCTCGCAGTTCTACCACCTCCTGCTGCACGGGAACTCCTTGTCCAGGCTCTTCCCCAACGAGTTCGCCAACTTCTACAATGCCGTCAGCCTGCACCTGGAGAACAACGGCTTGCACGACATCGTGCCCGGCGCGTTCCTGGGGCTGCAGCTCGTCAAGCGGCTgcacatcaacaacaacaagataCGCTCTTTCAGGAAGAGCACGTTCCTGGGCCTGGATGATCTGGAGTACCTCCAGGCTGACTTTAACTTGCTCAGAGACATAGACCCCTCTGTGTTTAGGGACCTGAGCAAGCTTGAGGTTTTGATCCTGAACGACAACCTCATCAGTGCGCTCCCAATCAATGTGTTTCAGCACGTACCCATCACCCACCTCGACCTGCGGGGTAACCGGATAAAAACGTTGCCTTACGAAGGGGTACTCGAGCAGATACCGGGAATAGTCGAGGTTTTATTGGAGGACAATCCGTGGGACTGCAACTGTGACCTGGTTTCGTTAAAGGAGTGGCTTGAGAACATCCCGCAGCGGGCTCTCATTGGCCGGGTGGTTTGTGAGGCTCCCGCGAGGCTCCAGGGCAGCGACCTGAACGAAACGGCGCAATCCGAGCTGTGCCCGTCAAAGAATGGGGCCGACTCGAGCTTGCCCGCGCCACCCACGCAACGTGAAGCCTCAGACTTGGGCCCTCCGCCCACAATATTGGTCACTGAGGCGCGCTCAGGCCCAGGGCGCGGACGCCCCAAAGCTCGAGAGAACTGGCAGCTGAAAGCACCTACGAGCACTGCTGGAGAACGGGAAGTAGCTCCGCCTTCCAACAGCAATGCCACTGGCACTTGCCCGCAGCCATGTGTCTGCAAGCTGATCGGTACAAGGCAGGGACTTGGGGTGAACTGTGAAGGCAAGAAGATCGAGAGCGTCTCCAGTCTGAAACCCAAGCCCGTGGGCGCGCATGAGATCAACCTGCGCGACAACAACATCCACACGGTCAAAAGACTGCAGTTCAGGGGCTTCGCCAACCTGAATTTGCTTGACCTTGGGGGCAACAACATCAAAGTGATTGAGAATGGCACGTTCCAGAACCTCAGCGAGCTGCGGTGGCTATACATGGACAAGAACTACCTGGATACCCTTATGGCGGATATGTTTGTGGGCCTTCAGAACCTGGAATATCTCAGTTTGGAGTACAATGACATCCAGCTGATTGTGGCGGGCACTTTCAGCCCCATGCCCAACTTGCGTGTGCTGTTCCTCAACAACAACTTGCTGAAGGCGCTGCCGGTGGACGCCTTTCTGGGAGTTTCCCTGTCCAAGATCAGCTTGCACAACAACTACTTCACCTACCTTCCTGTGGCGGGCGTCCTGGACCAGCTGGCCTCCGTCATCCAGATTGATCTGCATGGGAACCCTTGGGATTGCTCGTGCAACATTGTGCCGTTCAAGCGTTGGGCCGACCGCCTGGCCTCGGACGTCATCGTCAGCGATCTCAAGTGCGAGTCTCCAGAGGAGTTCTGGAAGAGGGATTTCCGGAGGATCCGGGATGACCTCATGTGCCCACAGCTGTTCGACCAGGCGCCGGCCGCCACAGTGCCATCGAGGAATGGCTCTTTGGCATCAGGGGATGGGGGAACCCGCTCTGGATCCTACCTGGAACCCAGCCGAGTGTCCATCTCCGTTCTGGTGCCGGGCCTTTTGTTGGTCTTCGTCACTTCCGCCTTCACTGTGGTTGGAATGCTGGTATTCGTTTTGCGCAACCGCCGTAGGTCCAAGCGCAGGGAGGGCAACTCTTCTGCCTCCGAAATCAACTCCCTGCAGACCGTGTGCGATTCGTCTTACTGGCACGGTGGCGCTTACCATGCGGACGGACCCCACCGGCCTTACGACTGCGGTGCCCACACACTTTCTGACAAGTGAAGTCcttggggttggggggggggaatGCGCCGGGATATAAATGCGCAAAAATCACTGgaagaaaaataacaaaaaaaaacgttgcCACAAAGCAACGTGCACTGCTGCTGTGACCACGGAGGAGCAGGACGTCGGGAGCTCACTTTCTCACTTGCTTCTGTTGGGAAATAGCCTATTTTTTATTCGCTTCACTTGACTGTGGTGTTCATGAGCCAGTGCTATGGAACCGATATTGTAAAATAGGCAAcgtgcactgctgctgctgcgggacGATGGGAGAAAAAGGACGAGTATAAGGGCCGTCCTTTCGCCACTCACCTCCTCGCCTGTTTGGGAAATATGGCCTATTTTTATTCGCTTTAGTTGACGACAGTGTTTATGAGCCACTGCTACGGAACCaatattgtaaaatatgtacagggcaccttcctccctccctcctctctttcCTACGTCCCCCCTTACCTCCCTCCttacctccctccctctctcgctctctctctctctctttctctgccgcATTCAGACTGAAAACTGAGGAACCAGGGGACCTGAAAAATGGTGCACGAGTGCAATGTGCATGAATGTAATGTACATAAGGAACTGTAACATATCTGCATGATTCGCATGGTTTCGACTCACACTGGGAACCATACCATAGTTACAAAGATGCCAACTCAACCCTTCGTTCATGATATcggtataaatatatatatataaatatataaatataaaacattcaaactctatatgaatatattaaaaGTGCCATTTCTCTATTTTTTGTGGAAAATGCGATTAGGATTTGTATTTGTTGTTTCGATTTAATGTTCCGATAACAttaaggaggagaaaaaaaacaaacaaacaaacaaaaaaatacaaacaaagaaATGTGACGAAAGGAGGCGGAGGCGGAGTGCATGTAGGCTACTTTCTGTTCCATCATTTGATTGATTGTTGGTATCagagttatttatatatcatTTCGTGCAGATCCTTGCGAAGAGGGTCCTGCATGGTCATCTCCTTTATGAATGTATTATTGTGTTACAATGCAGTGTGCCAATTGCTGACCTTCGGGGACGCAGATATAAGCATGACCAGTTAACGTCATACCGGCGCTTATACTGCAATTTTAGCTGAAAAACAATGTAGCTGAAACGGTTGGTGATCTTGTGTGCGTCGATGGACGGACTCGGCCCAGAGTCTTGAACGGTTTCTGATGgcgtatttctttttattattatcatcattttatagttttttttttatttgaacactttcatttttaaatgcaaCATGTTTAAGGTTTCGATGTTCCGAAAATTTGAGTATTTGAAAAATATTGAAGGTTTTTATTTTAGGAACAAGGAATTCCTTCACAAAAGCCTCTTATTATGatgacaatgatgatgatgattattattattcactttTAATTATTGTGAGCTTTTGTAAAGCCATTGATTTTGTCCAATCAGGAGAAAGGGAAAtggctttttctttctttttcctttttttgtacCTGACATGTCCTTAACTGTGAAACAAGCGGTGTAAATATATCCACTACACACAAGGCCGAGACTGAAGGCACAGCAGCGACCATTGTACAGGCATAGGTTTACTCTCTTTCAGGCAGAAGGCTGCCTCTAGATGTCGCTGTTGCATCTCAACTCAATAGAGCCCAATAGAGTGTCTTTTTGGTGCAGTTGAGCAGAGCGGCTCCTCCAGGTACGAGTCGTTCTTAGAACCCCCCTGATCTGGCGTCAGCTTCCGACGGCCCGAAATGACCAGTCATCGTTACGGGACCTGCTCTCAGATCAGCGGGAATCGGGACGCCTTCTACGAAAACCCAACACCTGACACCGTTCACAAATCCAGACTAGCAGGCCTAGGCTTTCCAGCATTGGTTCCAGACCAGACAGAAGAACCTCAGTCAGTCGGTGGAAACTAGAGTAACCCGAACTTTAGTCGCAGCGTATTTCCTAACGATCATTTTACACAAGGCTTTCACGCCAGACCAGCCATACTACTGTAGACGCTTTAACGAGCCTCCGCTGACGTTTGTTTCCTTAAACTTTCATTGATGctcttttcctcctctttttgtttttaacacagcaga encodes:
- the LOC140535917 gene encoding SLIT and NTRK-like protein 1, whose protein sequence is MLLWIVLLKAALCVATGNVTRDVCKEQICSCSAVEGDLHIDCEKRSFTNLQHLTGPSSQFYHLLLHGNSLSRLFPNEFANFYNAVSLHLENNGLHDIVPGAFLGLQLVKRLHINNNKIRSFRKSTFLGLDDLEYLQADFNLLRDIDPSVFRDLSKLEVLILNDNLISALPINVFQHVPITHLDLRGNRIKTLPYEGVLEQIPGIVEVLLEDNPWDCNCDLVSLKEWLENIPQRALIGRVVCEAPARLQGSDLNETAQSELCPSKNGADSSLPAPPTQREASDLGPPPTILVTEARSGPGRGRPKARENWQLKAPTSTAGEREVAPPSNSNATGTCPQPCVCKLIGTRQGLGVNCEGKKIESVSSLKPKPVGAHEINLRDNNIHTVKRLQFRGFANLNLLDLGGNNIKVIENGTFQNLSELRWLYMDKNYLDTLMADMFVGLQNLEYLSLEYNDIQLIVAGTFSPMPNLRVLFLNNNLLKALPVDAFLGVSLSKISLHNNYFTYLPVAGVLDQLASVIQIDLHGNPWDCSCNIVPFKRWADRLASDVIVSDLKCESPEEFWKRDFRRIRDDLMCPQLFDQAPAATVPSRNGSLASGDGGTRSGSYLEPSRVSISVLVPGLLLVFVTSAFTVVGMLVFVLRNRRRSKRREGNSSASEINSLQTVCDSSYWHGGAYHADGPHRPYDCGAHTLSDK